One region of Hymenobacter sediminicola genomic DNA includes:
- a CDS encoding universal stress protein, giving the protein MTILCPIDFSVATEALVTYSAALAAGTGGELRLLHVLEPQPAPASETAADTELKQRLQFYQDAATAAGASVTTAVTRGNAAQEIVEEARRYPADIIVIGAHGQTGLTRFLMGSTAETVVRTATCVTLLVKPGCPNKYRQSA; this is encoded by the coding sequence ATGACCATCCTCTGTCCAATTGATTTTTCTGTTGCCACGGAGGCGCTGGTAACGTACTCGGCGGCGCTGGCGGCCGGTACGGGAGGGGAGCTACGCTTGTTGCACGTGCTGGAACCCCAACCCGCTCCGGCCTCCGAAACGGCCGCTGATACTGAACTGAAACAACGGCTGCAGTTCTATCAAGACGCGGCAACGGCTGCCGGTGCCTCGGTCACGACGGCCGTTACTAGGGGCAATGCGGCCCAGGAAATAGTAGAAGAAGCTCGGCGCTATCCTGCCGATATTATTGTGATTGGGGCGCACGGCCAAACCGGCCTGACCCGCTTCCTTATGGGTAGCACCGCCGAAACCGTAGTCCGCACGGCCACCTGCGTAACGCTTCTGGTGAAGCCAGGCTGCCCCAACAAGTACCGTCAATCGGCCTGA
- a CDS encoding HlyD family secretion protein, which translates to MATPVQHDPAVAPTHSAAYEPVAEEQAGRSKRPIIFIVLALVLLLGGYYGWQRYQFGQTHEETDDAQVEGDIYPILPRVSGPVLEVKVEDNQPVKKGDVLLTVDPADYQQRVNAAEAALASAQANVVAARAAVGTASANVSTAQATIGVSDANQARLQKDLKRSEFLRKEDIIPQSEYDAVQANLKSTSAQRNTAQQQVKVAQQQVEAARQQVAVAEAVVKQRQADLENAKLQLSYTTLVAPVNGFVSKKSVQPGQLVTPNQQLMGLVASERTWVVANFKETQLGNMKVGQPVEVEVDAYPNQEFAGHIESLSAATGARFALLPPDNASGNFVKVTQRVPVKIVLDKADPEHPLRAGMSVVATVKTK; encoded by the coding sequence ATGGCAACTCCCGTTCAACACGATCCGGCCGTAGCGCCAACGCATTCCGCCGCCTACGAGCCGGTGGCGGAGGAGCAAGCAGGCCGCTCTAAACGTCCTATCATCTTTATCGTTCTCGCGTTGGTATTGCTGCTGGGCGGCTACTATGGCTGGCAGCGCTACCAATTCGGCCAGACCCACGAAGAAACCGACGATGCCCAGGTAGAAGGCGACATCTATCCTATTCTGCCGCGTGTCAGTGGTCCGGTACTGGAAGTGAAAGTAGAAGATAACCAGCCCGTGAAGAAAGGCGACGTGCTGCTGACCGTAGACCCCGCTGATTACCAGCAGCGCGTGAATGCTGCCGAGGCCGCTTTAGCTTCTGCTCAGGCCAATGTAGTGGCGGCCCGTGCCGCCGTTGGTACGGCCTCGGCTAATGTGAGCACCGCCCAAGCCACTATTGGGGTGAGCGACGCTAACCAAGCTCGCCTGCAGAAAGACTTGAAACGCAGTGAGTTTCTGCGCAAAGAAGATATCATTCCGCAGAGCGAGTATGATGCTGTGCAGGCTAATCTGAAATCGACTAGTGCCCAGCGCAACACGGCCCAGCAGCAGGTGAAAGTAGCCCAGCAGCAGGTAGAAGCTGCTCGCCAGCAAGTAGCCGTAGCAGAAGCGGTAGTAAAGCAGCGCCAAGCCGACCTCGAAAATGCCAAGTTGCAGCTCAGCTACACGACTCTGGTAGCGCCCGTGAACGGGTTTGTGAGCAAAAAATCGGTGCAGCCGGGCCAGTTGGTGACCCCCAATCAGCAGTTGATGGGCCTTGTGGCTTCGGAAAGAACCTGGGTGGTAGCCAACTTCAAGGAAACCCAACTGGGAAATATGAAAGTGGGCCAGCCGGTGGAAGTAGAGGTGGATGCCTACCCCAATCAGGAGTTTGCCGGCCATATCGAGTCGCTGTCGGCGGCTACTGGCGCCCGGTTTGCACTACTGCCTCCTGACAACGCCAGCGGCAACTTCGTGAAAGTAACCCAGCGTGTGCCCGTCAAAATTGTGCTCGACAAAGCAGATCCTGAGCACCCGCTACGCGCCGGTATGAGCGTGGTAGCGACGGTGAAGACCAAGTAA